A section of the Acanthochromis polyacanthus isolate Apoly-LR-REF ecotype Palm Island chromosome 1, KAUST_Apoly_ChrSc, whole genome shotgun sequence genome encodes:
- the il17rel gene encoding putative interleukin-17 receptor E-like isoform X1, translated as MILLAALLMSHFCWSLAAAESTELERIARCDTRCSQGLQCKAKQSIGWFHPPCQNPSEDLNTTSVLHNVSFSTVMKCEGRQKCSLHLRIKTVLQLTKSIHGVSVCTVTSGMTSNCQKFKFSKASREKMSGLQVEVENDCTQVFPSQQVQVTVETAPNYCGLTWTGSYQAPGCISEDLRRHVPDCITGRLSYNNIPERKELSVKVSDMLEGHDYNVRLCYKNFICIGAGAPTLIKKEQPIKSVTLAYSRPLPCLCIEGWSAVMDAPRVQLCPFKDRLEELWSGITFDPLEETLLWDPSCPITAVAALCQKREDGVCLDLPQSSQNVSSEKVTFSKVDPHPQLCVKFTIDSQSWTRCPFADGRFQAWEISVTTQQGHREMKMSSKINATFSVGLCVKSEGSSECHATETQSVHVEKHKGVDLKVAGELCDYCLQVKRVDVKHAVTVIHCPKQCDQPHARPVVASQASLDLTWVVLPVGVCLSGIIIITLVLHVMLTVYQRRKQKRNGACTSKKQMVPDPDCAVSALQTQSILHEGVLIPDSPQCKNNEKANLISK; from the exons GGACTTCAGTGCAAAGCCAAACAAAGCA TAGGTTGGTTTCATCCGCCGTGTCAGAACCCTTCTGAAGATCTCAACACCACCTCAGTACTCCACAATGTCAGCTTCTCCACAGTGATGAAGTGTGAAGGGAGGCAGAAATGCTCGCTGCACCTCAGGATCAAAACAGTTTTACAGCTTACCA aGTCCATACATGGTGTGTCTGTCTGCACGGTCACCTCAGGGATGACTTCAAACTGCCAAAAGTTTAAGTTCTCAAAAGCGTCAAGAGAAAAAATGTCTGGACTGCAG GTGGAAGTTGAGAATGACTGCACTCAAGTGTTTCCGAGTCAACAAGTGCAAGTTACGGTGGAAACTGCACCAAACTACTGTGGCTTAACCTGGACCGGCAGCTACCAAGCTCCAG GATGCATCAGTGAGGATTTGAGAAGACATGTCCCAGACTGCATCA CTGGTAGGCTATCGTATAATAACATCCCGGAGAGGAAAGAGCTGAGCGTCAAAGTGTCAGACATGCTTGAAGGTCACGACTACAACGTCCGTTTGTGCTATAAGAACTTCATCTGCATTGGCGCAGGAGCCCCTACGCTG ATAAAGAAGGAGCAGCCCATAAAGAGCGTCACACTCGCGTACTCTCGACCTTTGCCCTGCCTCTGCATTGAG GGCTGGTCAGCAGTGATGGACGCCCCCAGAGTTCAGCTCTGCCCATTCAAAGACC GTCTGGAGGAACTGTGGTCTGGAATTACCTTCGACCCGCTGGAGGAGACTCTTCTATGGGACCCTtcttgtccaatcactgctgtGGCTGCATTGTGCCAGAAACGAGAGGACGGGGTCTGCTTGGATCTGCCTCAATCCTCCCAGAATGTCAGCAGTGAGAAG GTAACATTTTCCAAAGTGGATCCACACCCTCAACTATGCGTGAAG tttACTATAGACTCTCAATCCTGGACCAGGTGCCCTTTTGCTGATGGGAGATTCCAAG CGTGGGAGATTTCTGTGACAACACAACAGGGGCACAGAGAAATGAAGATGTCATCAAAGATCAATGCAACGTTTTCTGTGGGGCTGTGTGTGAAGTCTGAAGGCTCATCTGAGTGTCACGCTACTGAAACACAGTCTGTGCATGTA gagaaACACAAAGGTGTTGACTTGAAGGTGGCAGGGGAACTGTGCGACTATTGCCTCCAG GTCAAGAGGGTTGATGTGAAGCATGCTGTCACAGTCATTCACTGTCCTAAGCAGTGTG ATCAACCACATGCCAGACCTGTCGTCGCCAGTCAAGCCTCTTTGGACTTGACCTGGGTTGTTCTTCCAGTTGGCGTTTGCCTCTCTGGCATCATAATCATCACTCTGGTGCTCCATGTGATGCTAACAG TGTATCAGAGGAggaagcaaaaaagaaatggaGCCTGTACTTCCAAAAAGCAAATGG TTCCTGATCCTGACTGTGCTGTCTCTGCATTACAAACTCAATCTATCCTCCATGAAGGGGTCCTTATACCGGATTCACCACAGTGTAAAAACAACGAGAAGGCCAACCTCATCTCTAAATGA
- the il17rel gene encoding putative interleukin-17 receptor E-like isoform X2: MILLAALLMSHFCWSLAAAESTELERIARCDTRCSQGLQCKAKQSSWFHPPCQNPSEDLNTTSVLHNVSFSTVMKCEGRQKCSLHLRIKTVLQLTKSIHGVSVCTVTSGMTSNCQKFKFSKASREKMSGLQVEVENDCTQVFPSQQVQVTVETAPNYCGLTWTGSYQAPGCISEDLRRHVPDCITGRLSYNNIPERKELSVKVSDMLEGHDYNVRLCYKNFICIGAGAPTLIKKEQPIKSVTLAYSRPLPCLCIEGWSAVMDAPRVQLCPFKDRLEELWSGITFDPLEETLLWDPSCPITAVAALCQKREDGVCLDLPQSSQNVSSEKVTFSKVDPHPQLCVKFTIDSQSWTRCPFADGRFQAWEISVTTQQGHREMKMSSKINATFSVGLCVKSEGSSECHATETQSVHVEKHKGVDLKVAGELCDYCLQVKRVDVKHAVTVIHCPKQCDQPHARPVVASQASLDLTWVVLPVGVCLSGIIIITLVLHVMLTVYQRRKQKRNGACTSKKQMVPDPDCAVSALQTQSILHEGVLIPDSPQCKNNEKANLISK, from the exons GGACTTCAGTGCAAAGCCAAACAAAGCA GTTGGTTTCATCCGCCGTGTCAGAACCCTTCTGAAGATCTCAACACCACCTCAGTACTCCACAATGTCAGCTTCTCCACAGTGATGAAGTGTGAAGGGAGGCAGAAATGCTCGCTGCACCTCAGGATCAAAACAGTTTTACAGCTTACCA aGTCCATACATGGTGTGTCTGTCTGCACGGTCACCTCAGGGATGACTTCAAACTGCCAAAAGTTTAAGTTCTCAAAAGCGTCAAGAGAAAAAATGTCTGGACTGCAG GTGGAAGTTGAGAATGACTGCACTCAAGTGTTTCCGAGTCAACAAGTGCAAGTTACGGTGGAAACTGCACCAAACTACTGTGGCTTAACCTGGACCGGCAGCTACCAAGCTCCAG GATGCATCAGTGAGGATTTGAGAAGACATGTCCCAGACTGCATCA CTGGTAGGCTATCGTATAATAACATCCCGGAGAGGAAAGAGCTGAGCGTCAAAGTGTCAGACATGCTTGAAGGTCACGACTACAACGTCCGTTTGTGCTATAAGAACTTCATCTGCATTGGCGCAGGAGCCCCTACGCTG ATAAAGAAGGAGCAGCCCATAAAGAGCGTCACACTCGCGTACTCTCGACCTTTGCCCTGCCTCTGCATTGAG GGCTGGTCAGCAGTGATGGACGCCCCCAGAGTTCAGCTCTGCCCATTCAAAGACC GTCTGGAGGAACTGTGGTCTGGAATTACCTTCGACCCGCTGGAGGAGACTCTTCTATGGGACCCTtcttgtccaatcactgctgtGGCTGCATTGTGCCAGAAACGAGAGGACGGGGTCTGCTTGGATCTGCCTCAATCCTCCCAGAATGTCAGCAGTGAGAAG GTAACATTTTCCAAAGTGGATCCACACCCTCAACTATGCGTGAAG tttACTATAGACTCTCAATCCTGGACCAGGTGCCCTTTTGCTGATGGGAGATTCCAAG CGTGGGAGATTTCTGTGACAACACAACAGGGGCACAGAGAAATGAAGATGTCATCAAAGATCAATGCAACGTTTTCTGTGGGGCTGTGTGTGAAGTCTGAAGGCTCATCTGAGTGTCACGCTACTGAAACACAGTCTGTGCATGTA gagaaACACAAAGGTGTTGACTTGAAGGTGGCAGGGGAACTGTGCGACTATTGCCTCCAG GTCAAGAGGGTTGATGTGAAGCATGCTGTCACAGTCATTCACTGTCCTAAGCAGTGTG ATCAACCACATGCCAGACCTGTCGTCGCCAGTCAAGCCTCTTTGGACTTGACCTGGGTTGTTCTTCCAGTTGGCGTTTGCCTCTCTGGCATCATAATCATCACTCTGGTGCTCCATGTGATGCTAACAG TGTATCAGAGGAggaagcaaaaaagaaatggaGCCTGTACTTCCAAAAAGCAAATGG TTCCTGATCCTGACTGTGCTGTCTCTGCATTACAAACTCAATCTATCCTCCATGAAGGGGTCCTTATACCGGATTCACCACAGTGTAAAAACAACGAGAAGGCCAACCTCATCTCTAAATGA